A window of Macrotis lagotis isolate mMagLag1 chromosome X, bilby.v1.9.chrom.fasta, whole genome shotgun sequence contains these coding sequences:
- the LOC141499483 gene encoding LOW QUALITY PROTEIN: E3 ubiquitin-protein ligase TRIM11-like (The sequence of the model RefSeq protein was modified relative to this genomic sequence to represent the inferred CDS: deleted 1 base in 1 codon), with translation MASCPESVEDLQKEVTCPICMDFFTKPVSIQCGHSFCHSCLLRSWQQASTLLCPECRSVSQQREYKANVRLGKLADILKKLRPSGLCNPEGHGKCEVHQKVKKLFCEDDQSLICVSCSQSQEHETHSLCCTDEAAENCRGKLQETVTSLWKKSEVVARQLKYEKTKFSLLEMEIDIQKKNILSEFHKFIQLLHEEKDAYLSNLQTEGRSTLERQNRRISELTEQSQELREKITELEEECKKPDLDLLQDVKGLFKKNELVLQKGTEPVHTSIPICSIPGLMEWIFSLKVDITLDCTTADHGLIITEDLKSVRYGGVQEEIPNNSWGPIGFAQVLGTQSFTSGKYYWEVEVPNNTAWCVGFCNKSKDFQNSFVLSNRQVNNSFYLFAGAQHSLYSHVQYRQASVLDLKVGIFLDYEHGEISFYHVKKRYLIYTFPTTSFSGQFLPFFSLSKTKDCSLTICS, from the exons ATGGCCTCTTGTCCAGAGTCAGTGGAAGACCTCCAGAAAGAGGTCACCTGTCCCATCTGCATGGATTTCTTCACAAAACCAGTGTCCATTCAGTGTGGCCACAGTTTTTGCCATTCTTGCCTCCTCAGAAGCTGGCAGCAAGCCTCTACTCTTCTCTGTCCAGAGTGCAGGAGTGTCTCCCAGCAGAGGGAATACAAAGCCAATGTGAGACTTGGGAAACTGGCTGACATTCTCAAAAAACTCAGACCCAGTGGTCTCTGCAACCCTGAAGGACATGGCAAGTGTGAGGTTCATCAGAAAGTGAAGAAGCTGTTCTGTGAGGATGACCAGAGCCTAATCTGTGTGTCCTGTTCTCAATCTCAGGAGCATGAGACTCACAGCCTCTGCTGCACAGATGAGGCTGCTGAGAACTGCAGGGGGAAGCTCCAAGAAACTGTGACTTCTTTGTGGAAGAAAAGTGAGGTTGTTGCTCGGCAGTTGAAATATGAGAAGACGAAATTTTCATTGTTAGAGATGGAAATAGACAttcaaaagaagaatattttgtcTGAATTCCataaattcatacaactcctacATGAGGAGAAGGATGCCTATCTATCAAATCTTCAAACAGAG GGGAGAAGTACTTTAGAGAGACAAAATAGGAGAATCAGTGAATTGACTGAACAGAGTCAAGAATTAAGGGAGAAGATCACAGAGTTGGAGGAAGAATGTAAGAAACCAGATTTGGATTTGCTCCAGGACGTGAAAGGGTTATTCAAGAAGAATGAACTTGTGCTCCAAAAAGGTACTGAGCCCGTCCATACATCCATCCCTATCTGTTCCATCCCCGGACTTATGGAATGGATTTTCAGTTTGAAAGTGGACATTACTCTGGATTGCACAACAGCAGATCATGGTCTCATCATAACTGAGGATCTGAAGAGTGTGAGATATGGAGGTGTCCAGGAGGAAATACCCAACAATAGTTGGGGACCAATAGGGTTTGCCCAAGTACTTGGGACTCAGTCCTTTACTTCAGGGAAATATTACTGGGAGGTAGAGGTACCCAATAACACTGCCTGGTGTGTTGGCTTCTGTAACAAATCAAAAGACTTTCAAAACTCCTTTGTGCTTAGTAATAGACAGGTAAACAATTCCTTCTATCTTTTTGCTGGGGCCCAACACAGTCTTTATTCCCATGTACAATACCGCCAGGCCAGTGTACTTGATTTAAAGGTAGGCATTTTCCTTGACTATGAACATGGAGAGATATCATTTTATCATGTGAAAAAGAGATATCTAATTTATACTTTTCCTACCACTTCATTCTCAGGGCAATTCTTGCCCTTCTTCAGTCTGTCTAAGACAAAGGATTGCTCTCTCACAATCTGCTCCTAA
- the LOC141499484 gene encoding putative E3 ubiquitin-protein ligase TRIML1, which translates to MASCPESVEDLQTEVTCPICMDFFTKPVSIQCGHSFCHSCLLRSWQQASTLLCPECRSVSQQREYKANVRLGKLADILKKLRPSGLRNPEGHGKCEVHQKVKKLFCEDDQSLICVSCSQSQEHETHSLCCTDEAAENCRGKLQETVASLWRKSEVVARQLKYEKTKFSLLGMEIDIQKKNILSEFHKLIQLLHEEKDAHLSNLETEGTRGLERRKRRISELTEQSQELRQKITELEEECKKPDLDLLKDVKGVFKKNELVLQKDIERVHTYIPMLCIPRLMERVFSLKVDITLDCTTADHGLIITEDLKSVRYGGVQEEIPNNSQGQIEFAQVLGTQSFTSGRYYWEVEVPNNTAWCVGFCNKSKEFQDFFVLINRQVNNSYYLFAQAQHNLYPHVQYRQASEPDLKVGIFLDYEQGEVSFYHVKKTYLIYTFPTTSFSGQFLPFFSLSKTKDCSLTICS; encoded by the coding sequence ATGGCCTCTTGTCCAGAGTCAGTGGAAGACCTCCAGACAGAGGTCACCTGTCCCATCTGCATGGATTTCTTCACAAAACCAGTGTCCATTCAGTGTGGCCACAGTTTTTGCCATTCTTGCCTCCTCAGAAGCTGGCAGCAAGCCTCTACTCTTCTCTGTCCAGAGTGCAGGAGTGTCTCCCAGCAGAGGGAATACAAAGCCAATGTGAGACTTGGGAAACTGGCTGACATTCTCAAAAAACTCAGACCCAGTGGTCTCCGGAACCCTGAAGGACATGGCAAGTGTGAGGTTCATCAGAAAGTGAAAAAGCTGTTCTGTGAGGATGACCAGAGCCTAATCTGTGTGTCCTGTTCTCAATCTCAGGAGCATGAGACTCACAGCCTCTGCTGCACAGATGAGGCTGCTGAGAACTGCAGGGGGAAGCTCCAAGAAACTGTGGCTTCTTTGTGGAGGAAAAGTGAGGTTGTTGCTCGGCAATTGAAGTATGAGAAGACGAAATTTTCTTTGTTAGGGATGGAAATAGACAttcaaaagaagaatattttgtcTGAATTCCATAAACTCATACAACTCCTACATGAGGAGAAGGATGCCCATCTATCAAATCTTGAAACAGAGGGGACAAGAGGTTTGGAGAGACGAAAAAGGAGAATCAGTGAATTGACTGAACAGAGTCAAGAATTAAGGCAGAAGATCACAGAGTTGGAGGAAGAATGTAAGAAACCAGATTTGGATTTGCTCAAGGATGTGAAAGGAGTATTCAAGAAGAACGAACTTGTGCTCCAAAAAGATATTGAGCGTGTCCATACGTACATCCCTATGCTGTGCATCCCCAGACTTATGGAACGGGTTTTCAGTTTGAAAGTGGACATAACTCTGGATTGCACAACAGCAGATCATGGTCTCATCATAACTGAAGATCTGAAGAGTGTGAGATATGGAGGTGTCCAGGAGGAAATACCCAACAATAGTCAGGGACAAATAGAGTTTGCCCAAGTACTTGGGACTCAGTCCTTCACTTCTGGGAGATATTACTGGGAGGTAGAGGTACCCAATAACACTGCCTGGTGTGTTGGCTTCTGtaacaaatcaaaagaatttcAAGACTTCTTTGTGCTTATTAATAGACAGGTAAACAATTCCTACTATCTTTTTGCCCAGGCCCAACACAATCTTTATCCCCATGTACAATACCGCCAGGCCAGTGAGCCTGATTTAAAGGTGGGCATTTTCCTTGACTATGAACAGGGAGAGGTATCATTTTATCATGTGAAAAAGACGTATCTAATTTATACTTTTCCTACCACTTCATTCTCAGGGCAATTCTTGCCCTTCTTCAGTCTGTCTAAGACAAAGGATTGCTCTCTCACAATCTGCTCCTAA
- the LOC141499485 gene encoding E3 ubiquitin-protein ligase TRIM11-like — MASCPESVEDLQKEVTCPICMDFFTKPVSIQCGHSFCHSCLLRSWQQASTLLCPECRSVSQQREYKANVRLGKLADILKKLRPSGLCNPEGHGKCEVHQKVKKLFCEDDQSLICVSCSQSQEHETHSLCCTDEAAENCRGKLQETVTSLWKKSEVVARQLKYEKTKFSLLEMEIDIQKKNILSEFHKFIQLLHEEKDAYLSNLQTEGRSTLERQNRRISELTEQSQELREKITELEEECKKPDLDLLQDVKGVFKKNELVLQKDTEPARTSIPIRSIPGLMEWIFSLKVDITLDCTTADHGLIITEDLKSVRYGGVQEEIPNNSWGPIGFAQVLGTQSFTSGKYYWEVEVPNNTAWCVGFCNKSKDFQNSFVLSNRQVNNSFYLFAQAQHSLYSHVQYRQASVLDLKVGIFLDYEHGEISFYHVKKRYLIYTFPTTSFSGQFLPFFRLSKTKDCSLTICS, encoded by the coding sequence ATGGCCTCTTGTCCAGAGTCAGTGGAAGACCTCCAGAAAGAGGTCACCTGTCCCATCTGCATGGATTTCTTCACAAAACCAGTGTCCATTCAGTGTGGCCACAGTTTTTGCCATTCTTGCCTCCTCAGAAGCTGGCAGCAAGCCTCTACTCTTCTCTGTCCAGAGTGCAGGAGTGTCTCCCAGCAGAGGGAATACAAAGCCAATGTGAGACTTGGGAAACTGGCTGACATTCTCAAAAAACTCAGACCCAGTGGTCTCTGCAACCCTGAAGGACATGGCAAGTGTGAGGTTCATCAGAAAGTGAAGAAGCTGTTCTGTGAGGATGACCAGAGCCTAATCTGTGTGTCCTGTTCTCAATCTCAGGAGCATGAGACTCACAGCCTCTGCTGCACAGATGAGGCTGCTGAGAACTGCAGGGGGAAGCTCCAAGAAACTGTGACTTCTTTGTGGAAGAAAAGTGAGGTTGTTGCTCGGCAGTTGAAATATGAGAAGACGAAATTTTCATTGTTAGAGATGGAAATAGACAttcaaaagaagaatattttgtcTGAATTCCataaattcatacaactcctacATGAGGAGAAGGATGCCTATCTATCAAATCTTCAAACAGAGGGGAGAAGTACTTTAGAGAGACAAAATAGGAGAATCAGTGAATTGACTGAACAGAGTCAAGAATTAAGGGAGAAGATCACAGAGTTGGAGGAAGAATGTAAGAAACCAGATTTGGATTTGCTCCAGGACGTGAAAGGGGTATTCAAGAAGAATGAACTTGTGCTCCAAAAAGATACTGAGCCCGCCCGTACATCCATCCCTATCCGTTCCATCCCTGGACTTATGGAATGGATTTTCAGTTTGAAAGTGGACATTACTCTGGATTGCACAACAGCAGATCATGGTCTCATCATAACTGAGGATCTGAAGAGTGTGAGATATGGAGGTGTCCAGGAGGAAATACCCAACAATAGTTGGGGACCAATAGGGTTTGCCCAAGTACTTGGGACTCAGTCCTTTACTTCAGGGAAATATTACTGGGAGGTAGAGGTACCCAATAACACTGCCTGGTGTGTTGGCTTCTGTAACAAATCAAAAGACTTTCAAAACTCCTTTGTGCTTAGTAATAGACAGGTAAACAATTCCTTCTATCTTTTTGCCCAGGCCCAACACAGTCTTTATTCCCATGTACAATACCGCCAGGCCAGTGTACTTGATTTAAAGGTGGGCATTTTCCTTGACTATGAACATGGAGAGATATCATTTTATCATGTGAAAAAGAGATATCTAATTTATACTTTTCCTACCACTTCATTCTCAGGGCAATTCCTGCCCTTCTTCAGACTGTCTAAGACAAAGGATTGCTCTCTCACAATCTGCTCCTAA